GCGGCCGAAGAATGGGACAAACCTGTGCAGTCAATATGCACAGATAAGGATGTTATATGGGTAAAATAGATTACATACCGTTTGCTTTTCCGGGGCTTGATAATATTTCATGCGCATTTACAACAAAAATCGGCGGCGCATGTAAGCCGCCCTTTGATGAAGGGAATTTATCGTTTGATGTCGGTGACGATCTTTATTCCGTAAGAGTCAACAGGACTGCCTTGGCCGCTTCTCTTGGGGTAACACATTGGCATGAAAGTATACAGGTTCACGGAGATGTAATACATTTTGAGCCGGAATCACAGTCGCCTGAACAGCCTCCGTATATTGAAGGGGACGGGCTCACTTCGGCAGAGAAAGGTCACGCTCTTGTTATCAAAACAGCAGATTGCCAGCCGATTTTAATTGCGCATAATAAAGGTCATTTTGTGGCCGCATTGCATAATGGCTGGCGCGGTAATTCCATAAATTTCCCCGGCAAGGGTGTTGCACAGATATGTGCTCATTATGGGTGCGCTCCTTCTGAACTCATGGTTGTCAGGGGACCGAGTCTCAGTCCTGCCATGGCGGAGTTTGTGAATTTTAATTCCGATTTTGAGCCCGGTTATGAAAAATATTTCGACAAAGAAAGTAGCACTGTAGATTTATGGAAACTGACCAATGACCAGCTGATTGGAGCAGGAATAGAATCCCGAAATATTTTCGGAATAGATATGTGCACCTACAGTATGAAAGAAACATTTTTCTCTTACAGGCGTGACAGAAAAACAGGTCGACAGGTTTCCGTAATCTGGATTAAGTAGTCTTAAAACTATTTCTGGCACAAACAGAAACCCCCTCTTTGACGCATTTATCAAAGAGGGGGTTATATTTGACTGTGAAATTATTCTGGCAGTAACTTACTGTTCAGCGTGCTTTCTTTCAATCAGCTTGAATACTCTTTCAGCTAACTGATTAATTTCAGCTTTTGAAATCTGATCATCTGCACCTACTGATTCACCCTTATGGAAGAGTGTATCAGTGATGATGGAAGAACAAAGTAAGACTGGAAGATGTCTGAGTTCCGGGTCATCCTTAATTCTTTTGGTCAGGTTGTGTCCGTCCATGACCGGCATTTCGATGTCTGTGACAACGATGTCGAGGAAATCATCGATTGTTTTCCCTTCGCTTTTAGCTTTCTCGCGCCATTCGTTGATCTTATCCCATGCAGTTTTACCGTTATGTGTTCTGGTTACCTTAAATCCGGCATCTTCGAGCATTTGCCCGATCATGCGGCGGATCATGGTTGAGTCATCAGCAATGATAGCTTTTAGCTGCTGAGTTTCAATCTTCTGGACTAAGTCTGCATCAGGTACTTCTGTAAGATCCATGCCAGGGTTAAGGTCTGCAACGATCTTTTCAAGGTCGAGCAGGAATACGATGCGCCCTTCGAGTTTTACAACACCCGTTATCGAGTTAGCTGTAAGGGACGAGACCTGTTTGCTTGGAGCTTCAACCTGTTCCCAGCTTATGCGGTGAATTCTTGTTACACCGGAAACAAGGAAGGCTGTAGAAATTTTATTAAACTCTGTAACAATAACTTTAGGAGCTTCGCTTTCAACCCTGTTTTTACCAACACGTCTGCTAAGGTCGATCAAAGGAATGATTTCAGACCTGAGATCAAACGCTCCCAGAACAGCAGTGTCTGTAGCATCTGGCATATCTGTAAGTTCCGGCAGGCGAATAATTTCGACCACTTTAGCTACGTTTATGCCGTAATAGTTTCGTCTGGTTTCTCCGCCATGGACACTGTCAGTTTCATCAATAAAAAATTCAACGATTTCAAGCTCATTAGTGCCTGATTCAAGAAGAATATTTGTTTGGGACATTTTTCATCCTCCCCTGAAATTCATGTGAAGTCAGCAATCAAATAAATGTATTTGTTTTGCTCGGTTTAAGATTAGCTCGAAAACATTGTTTATGAAAGAATTTTTTCAAGATTATAATAATGCTTGGCCTTTTAACTCAAGTATAAACCATGACGTTGTCAATCAAATTAAAGTGAAAATATTAATTATGAAAATAAAATAACACAATAACCTAATTCAGGTCTAGTAAGTTATAAACTTTTTTATAGTCTTTAAGCATCCTTATATGTGAAAATCTTTTTGCGCCAGTTTGAAATCCGGAAATTCCAAGTTCTTTTGATACACGCGGAGCGAGCAATAATGCTGATGTTGTCTCGACAAACTTGTTTTTGTTATAGGGTGTTACGAGTATTCCGTTTGTTCCGTTTACAATCTGTTCAACAACGCCTCCAACTGCATAGCTCACGGGCGGTAGTCCTTTTGACATGGCTTCAAGAATTATTAGCGGATGGTTATCCGCTAGAGTCGGATATGCAAGAACATTTGCCGCTGTCATAAAATCTCCTAGCGTGTCCCTGTCCACATAGGGGATGGATATAAAATCGCCTTCTCTGGAGCTTTCACTTCCACCTATGGCAAAGCCAATTGCATCAGGAATCTTTTTTTTGATTCCTTCCCAGTAGGCAGCCCATTGAGAGCCTGATTTGTAGGCAGCGTTAAAGCCCCCGTGGGCAATGAAGAGAACTATTTTAGCTGCAAGAGGTATCTTTAATTTTTCTCTGGCGTTTTTCTTGCTCTCAACTGAATCCGGCCATGGTATGCCATTTGGAATAATTTTCACTGCAAGTCGCGGATCTGCAATTTTAGCCTGATTCGCCAGCCACTTAGATGGGGAAATTAAAACAGCCTCATGCTTTAAGAGTGTTTCAATGCTTGTTTTGCGAACTTTTTCGGAATCAGCAAAACCTCTAGGACAGGGATTCAGACATTTTTTTTCAAAATGAGAGCAATCTAAAGGGTAGGAACATCCACCTGTGATCATTTGAGAATCATGAAGAGTTACAATAAGGCTTACAGTTGCAGGTAAGGCTGATATAAATTTTGCAGGATCAGCAGAAGAATGAAGATGTACTATGGAGTTTTTTGGAATTTTCTGTGCTGCTTCTTCAGGCGATATGAGCGGATCAAGTGGTTTTTCAGAAGCTTCATATGAGTGCAGTGTTTTATATCCAGATTCTTCAAGTCCACCCTGAATTAGCAGGGCGACCCTTGTCGCTCCACCGCTTTTCTTAAGAGCTGTATGGTGAATGATTGTTCGCGCTAGCATGTTTTTTCCAGAATATCATGTTTTAAAGACCATAAAATATGAAATTCAGCTTCACGGTTGGTGAATTCTGGAGCAATGGATTTTATTTTTGTACAGAGCTCAACCGTAGTAATGGGCTTGCGAGCAAAAAAAGATATTTTACGTATTACTTCCTGCTTAAGGTATCTTTCAATTCCTTGATATATGAGCGGAAACTCTTTTCCATGGTAGATTGCCTCTCCTGTAGAGCCTGTTACGACCTTTGTTTCGCCGTTTATAACTGAGGTTGTGTAGTGAGAAAAGACTTCGCCGAATCGAACCTGAGTAGGGTGTAAAATTTGCGAAAGTCCTTCTGTTTGAACAGGGGTGTTATTCAGATTTTGCCATAGCTTGACATGCTGACGGATCACTTCTTTCCATATAAAATTTTTGTTTATTCTCGCAACTCCTGCATGTCCCATAGAGGCTCGCAGTAGAGGGTCTTTTATTAACTGTTCAAGTCCCTTTGCCAGTTTCAGGGTGTCTACGGCCGTTTGTTGGGCAAGAAGCAAGTGGTATTGATTGTCATAACACAGCGGGGCCATAATATCTTCAGTAGGAGTTTCGGCGGGCCCTGTGGTTTCAATCAATAATCCGGTTTCGTTATGAACAACCAGATCTTTATATCCATCATAGTCAGAAGCAATTATGGGAAGTCCCATTGCTCCGGCTTCAAGTATGGTCAACCCGAAAGTTTCCTGCGGATTATCTGAAATGGAAACATAGATATCCGCCGCGCGGTAAAGATCAAGTTTTTGAATGTCGGTCGGTCTGGCAAAAATAGATAATTCAAGTCCCATGTTGCGACTCAAATCTTTCAATGTCTGCGAAAAATCGTCTCCGTCGTCCAGCCATCCAGCTAGAATGATCCGTACATCTTTTCTCTTTATTCCGGATGCGAAAACATGCTGCATAGCCCGTAAGAGGGGTAGAATATCCATTTTTGAATAATGGGCGATACGGCCGAAAACTAAAATATTAACTTTGCTTTCGTTTGGATTCAGTTTTAATTTTTTTATAGCATTCAGTTTTTGTTGCTTAGTCGGGGGGTTAAACGCTGACGGATTAATTCCAAGTGGGATTTTTCTGATTTGCGGAGAAGGGAATTTCTTCTCATCCAGTTCAAACCCTTCACGCAGATGCATAATATATTTTTTGACAACCTGCATGCCTGGAGTGGAGGTGGCAACAATGCAATCACGGGCAGTTGTTCCTTTCCATATATAATTAAGAAAGGATGATCCGTAATTACTGTAGCTGAGTGAGTGAGTTGTTCCGGTAATAGGAAAGATGTTCTTTGCAAAAGCGTTTCTTACACGAGCAAGGTGGGGAGGATATACTATGCAGTCAGATTGATGAAAGCAAAAGTATTCATGTTTGCTTATATATTCAGGGAGATCTAGTCGGTCCAAAATTTTGACTTTATTATTTTCTAATAATTCCTGAAAGTTATTACTTATAAAATTGTTTAAGCTTGTATGAATATTCCCACCGTTTAGAAAAAAATGATATTCATCAAAAGGGTCTTCGGTAAGCAGCCCTGTTAAAAAACCAATATTTGCTACTTTTCGTCCAAGAACCGACCCTGTTTCATAAAAGGGATCCAAAGTTCCCCATATTCTTTGAGTTTTCATACCTTATTTCAAGCCATATTTGGGCCTGTTTTGTCAAAGTATTTTATTGTCAAAATATATTCAGGTGACAAAAATCCGGCATAGTTTTCCTGCTTGCTGATTTTGAAATAGCGCATATACACAGCATTTTGAGCTAAGTTTTAATTTATAACACGATTAAAAAACTTGGCTGTTTAACTGCTAACATCTTGTAACTTGGAGTCTTTTAAAATTTATATTTAGCTTAAGGCGCGTAATCAGTCTCGTAATCAGGTTGCTAAAAAATATGCTTTGGGTGTTTGGTCTTTATTTTGCATCAAGCTAGGTCAGTAAACCCTTCTGACAGTATTTGGAATGCACAAGGAGACCCGATATGAAGAGAGGAGAAAGACCTGAACTGCTTTGGGGGTTCGGTCTAAACAGCATAGAAGTCGGTAAAATAAAGGATTCTCTTGGTCCAGGATTTTTCTTAAGGAATTTTTCCGAAAGATCTCTTCCCGGTGAGAAAGAATTGCTCCAGCCTGAAAAGCCTTCCGCTACATGGATTCCGCTACGGGTTTGGAATGAACTTCCTGAAGCTCGTCGAGAAGCGTATCGTAAGCTTGAGTCTACTCAGCGTATTCTTATACAGGATGAATCTGAAAAGAATGTTGATCTTGAGAGTGTTCTTGAAGACGGATTTCTTGCAGTAATAAATTCACCGTTAACAACTTCTAAAGTTCAGGATGCTCTTTTTAGAGCTAAGGAAGTAGCCGGCCTTTATGGCGACCTCTACAGAATGACTGAAGAAATCATAATGGAGCGAGAGCTTCTTTCCCGTAAAACTGAACAGCTCATGTTTCTTAATACTGTCCTTTCTAACGCTACTGAGCGTCTTGAAGTTTCAGATATTCTAGGACAGGCTGTAGAGGATTTGAAGCTGTTGCTTCCAGTTCTTTCTGTTCAAGGAGTTTTTTGGGATGTTGTTCCTGCCGAAGCTAAGACAGAAGCTGAGATTTTCATTAATCCCGGTCTTATCCCTGCTGTTCAGGAGGAATGGATCGAATTTATGATCGGCAGTGTTACAAAGCTCAGCGGAATAGAAGTTGGCGGATATAAAATTTCTGAAACTACTCATGTCGGTGACGCTTCTATGTGTTACGGACCGACTGGTGGAAGAGTGCTTGCTCTCCCTTTGATTACAAGAGGCGAAAAGTTTGGTTGTCTGGTTATGCTTTGCGATAAGTCGGTAAGGCTTGCAAAGGATCAGGTTAGCACGCTTAACGCCGCGGTGAATCATTTGTCGCTTGCACTTAATAACGCTTTGATGTTTACCAAGATTAAGACCCGTGCGGATCGTGACGGACTTACCAGAGTTTACAATCG
The genomic region above belongs to Desulfovibrio sp. UCD-KL4C and contains:
- a CDS encoding chemotaxis protein, which encodes MSQTNILLESGTNELEIVEFFIDETDSVHGGETRRNYYGINVAKVVEIIRLPELTDMPDATDTAVLGAFDLRSEIIPLIDLSRRVGKNRVESEAPKVIVTEFNKISTAFLVSGVTRIHRISWEQVEAPSKQVSSLTANSITGVVKLEGRIVFLLDLEKIVADLNPGMDLTEVPDADLVQKIETQQLKAIIADDSTMIRRMIGQMLEDAGFKVTRTHNGKTAWDKINEWREKAKSEGKTIDDFLDIVVTDIEMPVMDGHNLTKRIKDDPELRHLPVLLCSSIITDTLFHKGESVGADDQISKAEINQLAERVFKLIERKHAEQ
- a CDS encoding glycosyltransferase family 4 protein; translated protein: MKTQRIWGTLDPFYETGSVLGRKVANIGFLTGLLTEDPFDEYHFFLNGGNIHTSLNNFISNNFQELLENNKVKILDRLDLPEYISKHEYFCFHQSDCIVYPPHLARVRNAFAKNIFPITGTTHSLSYSNYGSSFLNYIWKGTTARDCIVATSTPGMQVVKKYIMHLREGFELDEKKFPSPQIRKIPLGINPSAFNPPTKQQKLNAIKKLKLNPNESKVNILVFGRIAHYSKMDILPLLRAMQHVFASGIKRKDVRIILAGWLDDGDDFSQTLKDLSRNMGLELSIFARPTDIQKLDLYRAADIYVSISDNPQETFGLTILEAGAMGLPIIASDYDGYKDLVVHNETGLLIETTGPAETPTEDIMAPLCYDNQYHLLLAQQTAVDTLKLAKGLEQLIKDPLLRASMGHAGVARINKNFIWKEVIRQHVKLWQNLNNTPVQTEGLSQILHPTQVRFGEVFSHYTTSVINGETKVVTGSTGEAIYHGKEFPLIYQGIERYLKQEVIRKISFFARKPITTVELCTKIKSIAPEFTNREAEFHILWSLKHDILEKTC
- a CDS encoding GGDEF domain-containing protein, which encodes MKRGERPELLWGFGLNSIEVGKIKDSLGPGFFLRNFSERSLPGEKELLQPEKPSATWIPLRVWNELPEARREAYRKLESTQRILIQDESEKNVDLESVLEDGFLAVINSPLTTSKVQDALFRAKEVAGLYGDLYRMTEEIIMERELLSRKTEQLMFLNTVLSNATERLEVSDILGQAVEDLKLLLPVLSVQGVFWDVVPAEAKTEAEIFINPGLIPAVQEEWIEFMIGSVTKLSGIEVGGYKISETTHVGDASMCYGPTGGRVLALPLITRGEKFGCLVMLCDKSVRLAKDQVSTLNAAVNHLSLALNNALMFTKIKTRADRDGLTRVYNRRSFDERLVEELRRHQRHGMDLSLLMIDLDYFKRVNDTYGHIAGDLVLETTARIFEETFRTTDFIARYGGEEFVILLPHTKVDQAEMLAERIREKIESHTMSYRDVDFKVTASIGVSSIRPGSLAKGAEIVRKADEALYKAKKQGRNKVVVSSSSARLRVV
- a CDS encoding glycosyltransferase, which translates into the protein MLARTIIHHTALKKSGGATRVALLIQGGLEESGYKTLHSYEASEKPLDPLISPEEAAQKIPKNSIVHLHSSADPAKFISALPATVSLIVTLHDSQMITGGCSYPLDCSHFEKKCLNPCPRGFADSEKVRKTSIETLLKHEAVLISPSKWLANQAKIADPRLAVKIIPNGIPWPDSVESKKNAREKLKIPLAAKIVLFIAHGGFNAAYKSGSQWAAYWEGIKKKIPDAIGFAIGGSESSREGDFISIPYVDRDTLGDFMTAANVLAYPTLADNHPLIILEAMSKGLPPVSYAVGGVVEQIVNGTNGILVTPYNKNKFVETTSALLLAPRVSKELGISGFQTGAKRFSHIRMLKDYKKVYNLLDLN
- a CDS encoding polyphenol oxidase family protein, coding for MGKIDYIPFAFPGLDNISCAFTTKIGGACKPPFDEGNLSFDVGDDLYSVRVNRTALAASLGVTHWHESIQVHGDVIHFEPESQSPEQPPYIEGDGLTSAEKGHALVIKTADCQPILIAHNKGHFVAALHNGWRGNSINFPGKGVAQICAHYGCAPSELMVVRGPSLSPAMAEFVNFNSDFEPGYEKYFDKESSTVDLWKLTNDQLIGAGIESRNIFGIDMCTYSMKETFFSYRRDRKTGRQVSVIWIK